The DNA region AGGCGCATGCTGCCCAATGCCCATATCCTTATATTATAGCCGGTGATTTTAATGATACCCCTTCGTCATTCGCTGTTAACCAAATGGCCAAAGGCTTAAACAATTCATTCCGCGAAAAAGGTTCAGGCTTAGGGCGCACATATAACGGCGACTTCCCTAATTACCAGATAGATTACATTATGAGCAGCCGGCAATTCTCAGTTTTCAACTACAAGGTGATCGAAAAAAAACTTTCAGACCATTATCCTTTACGCAGCGATCTCGTACTGAATTAACATAGGTCATTGCTCTTCGTTTGTAAAAATAAACCCGAAAGCCGGCAGGCAGTAACTTAAAATTGAAAAAATCGTAAGTTTGCGCTCATGCAACAAAATTTGTTTGTTTACAACACTTTAACCCGTAAAAAAGAGTTATTTAAGCCCATTAACGCGCCGCATGTTGGCATGTATGTTTGCGGGCCTACTGTTTATAGCGATGTTCACTTAGGCAACTGCCGTACTTATATATCTTTCGACCTTATGTTCAGGTACCTTACAGCTATTGGCTACAAGGTGCGCTACGTACGTAATGTGACCGATGCGGGCCATCTTGAAGGTGATGCAGGCGACGAGGGTGAAGACAAAATTGCAAAAAAGGCCAAGCTTGCACAGCTTGAGCCAATGGAAATAGTACAAAAATACACCGTTGGCTTCAGGGATGTGATGAGGATCCTGAACAACCTGCCCCCAAGCATTGAGCCCACAGCTACCGGCCATATCATTGAGCAGATAGAAATGGTAAAGGAAATACTTGCCAGGGGCTATGCTTACGAGGTGGATGGTACCATTTATTTTGATGTTGAAAAATATAACAAAAGCCAGGATTATGGCATATTAAGCGGCCGTAATCTCGAAGACCTTTTAAATAATACCCGTACACTTGGCGGTCAGCAGGAAAAACATGGCAAGCTTGATTTTGCCCTGTGGATAAAAGCCAAACCCGAACACCTGATGAAATGGCCTTCGCCATGGGGTGTGGGCTTTCCGGGCTGGCACCTGGAATGCTCGGCCATGAGCCAGAAATACCTGGGCAGCCACTTTGACATTCATGGCGGCGGGATTGATCTTGTGCCAACGCACCATACCAATGAAATTGCCCAAAACGTAGCTTGCTGCGGTACCAACCCGGCCAATTACTGGGTGCATACCAATATGCTTACGGTAAACGGGCAAAAAATGTCGAAATCATTAGGCAACAGCTTTTTACCGCATGAATTATTTAGCGGTGAAAACTCGATACTGAACAAAGGCTATAGCCCCATGACCGTGAGGTTTTTCATGCTGCAGGCCCATTACCGCAGTACGCTTGATTTTGGCAACGAAGCTATGGAGGCATCCGAAAAAGGGTTTAAACGCCTTATGAACGCCTTCACCCTGCTTACCGATGGATTAAAAACCTCTGCCACTACCGAAGTTGAAATAGCACCATTAATGGAGCGTTGCTATGCAGCTATGAACGATGATTTTAACAGCCCGGTTTTAATAGCCGAGCTCTTTGAAGCATCGCGCATTATCAATTCGGTATATGATGGTAAATTGAAAATTGATGCCGCTAACCTTGAGCAGTTAACCGCTCTTATGAATTTATTTGTGATTGATGTACTTGGTTTACAAAATGAGCAGGCGGCTAATGACGATCTGCCAAAAGTGTTAAACTTTATTGTCGATCTGCGCAGCGGTGCTAAGGCCAATAAGGATTATGCCACGTCAGATAAGATCCGTGATGGTTTATCACAGATAGGTTTCCAGCTAAAAGATAGTAAAGAAGGCACCACCTGGAGCAAAGCCTGATAACAGGGGGTATGGTTTTAAAGCGAGTTATAATAGCTGAATAATTTAGCTAAGGCAGCGTCGCTTTTAAAATCAACTTTGTTGGTTTTAATATACTCCTGCATTTTATCGACCTTGTCGCTCATTGCTGCAAGGATGGTTTTTTGCGACGGCCGGACCCTTGTCATTTGGTTATTGGCAAAAAGGTAATAGCTGTTGGCCATCATGAAGGTTTTGGAGGTTACCTGCGAAGCAAAGCCCGTTGATTCAAGTACCTTTTTCTTGTAATAACGGAGCAGTTTTACCCTTCCGTCTCCCACTACCTGGTAAAAAGTTTTTGAGGTTTGATCATCCACAGCCGGGAAGCCGCTGCTAAAGGTCATATCCGTTTGGTCACTTTCTTCAAGCGCAATGCCTTTTACTGAAAAACCTTTCACCGGGTCAACAAAAGCCTGCACAGATGAATCCCGGGGGCTCTTAAACAAAAGTTCATCCCCGTAAATATTATAGTTCAATATTGCATTAGCTGTTTTGCCGTTAACGAAATCAACAGTACCATTTAACCAGTTATCGGTAAGGAGGGGGCTGCCTTGTATGCCATCGTTGGTTTTAAGATAATATGGACGGCCGGTATAATCAGAAAGATATTGCGCTTTAGCTTTTATACATAGCAATAAAAGTACAAATAGGCAGTATAACTTATACTTTTTCATGAAAGCAATTTATATTGATTTAAACAAAAACAGATTAGTTGGGTTATGAAGTTAAGTGTTTTTTTATTCAACTTCATTATTAAGTAAATTTAAATATTTACGCATATTTTATATGATCAAACCCGCTCTCTGCAATTATTTGCCCATATCTTCGTTTCAGGATAAAACAAAAATAATGCAATTGTTAAATTATGTTATGCAGTTTAATGCATTTTGACTATTGCGTTTCCGACTTAAAATTTATTACTAAATTGCTCCCTAAAACCCGAATATAAATATGAAGAAAATAATATTAGCTGCTACATTTATTGGTTACAGTGCTTTTGCCCTGGCGCAGGACGCTGTTAATGTAAACAAGGTAGTTAGTGTTGAACAAGCTTTTGATAAGTTAGTTGAACGTAAAGGAATAAAAGATGGTTTCCTGGCAGTTGCCGATCCCGATGGCATCATATTTAAGCCCGATGTCGTAAAGATTGTTGATTTTTATAGTAAGATTGATAAACAGGCCGGCAAGCTTAGCTGGCAGCCCAAATTTGCCCGGATCTCGGCCAATGGCGACCTGGCGTTTACCGCGGGCCCCTATGTGTATCAAAACGGCAAAACTGATGATGATAAAGTGTTTGGCGATTATGTATCTATCTGGCGTACTAACGCCGATGGTAAATTAAAGCTACTCATCGACCTTGGTATCCAGCATCCTGAAGCTGAGGAAGAAGTCGTTACCGATTTTAAAGAACCCGATCCGGCGCACCGTTCAGGCCCAAGCAAGGATCCGTTCGGCGCCAAAAATGTTATTATTGGTACCGATAAAACATTTAATCATGGGTTAACATTATCGGCCATGGCCAGCTATAAGGAGTTTTTAAGCCCTGAGGGCCGCTATTATTTCCCCGGGTTTCCGCCAATGACCGGAACCGATGTGGTGATGAAGTTTATTAATAACGAAGCCATCAATATCACTGCCGAAACTACTGATGGTGGCCGCGCCGCGAGTAATGACCTTGCTTATACCTATGGTCACGCCCGCATTACCAAAGGCAATGTTGTAGGCAACTACAATTATGTAAGAGTTTGGGAAATTGACAAAACAAAAAAATGGAATATCCTTCTTGAGATTTTCTCACCTATTGAGAATGAATAACCATTGTCTGAATCAGAATTTGCAGAATTAAAGAATTTTCAGAATGTCATAAAAAAGGCCTTGCGATTAATTTGCAAGGCCTTTTTTATTCTGTTAATTTAAAAATTCTGTAAATTCTGATTCAGACAATCAAAACAACTGCTCAATAATATCAGCTGCTGATAAGCCTTCGGCTTCTGCATGATAGCTGCGCACTATACGGTGGCTTAAAATAGGTTTGGCTACAGCCTGCACGTCTTCAATATCGGGCGAGTATTTGCCGTTAAGTACCGCGTGGCATTTAGCCCCCAATACTAAAAACTGCGACGCCCTTGGTCCTGCGCCCCAGCTTAGCAAACGGTTAATTTGTGGTGTGGCAAACTCGCTGTTTGGGCGGGTTTTGGATACCAGCTTCACCGCGTACTCCATCACATTATCGGTAACCGGGATATTGCGCACCAGTTGCTGAAAATAGATGATTTGCTGGGCGTTTAATATTTTATTTACTTCTGCTTTATTAGAACTGGTGGTGTTCTTAACAACCAGCAGTTCTTCTTTAAATGAAGGATAGCTGAGGGCTACGTTAAACATAAACCTGTCCAGTTGAGCTTCGGGCAATGGATAAGTACCTTCCTGCTCAATAGGGTTTTGGGTAGCCAATACAAAAAAGGGCTGTGCAAGTTTGTGCGTTACGCCGGCCGCGGTAACCGCTTTTTCCTGCATGGCCTCAAGCAGGGCAGCCTGCGTTTTTGGCGGCGTACGGTTTATCTCATCGGCCAGGATAATGTTTGAAAAAACCGGACCGTGGATAAATTTAAAATTGCGGTCTTCCCCTAATATTTCAGAGCCAATGATGTCTGAAGGCATTAGGTCGGGCGTAAACTGGATCCTTTTAAAATCAAGGTCAAGCACCTGCGATACCGTTTGCACCAATAAGGTTTTTGCAAGTCCCGGGACACCCACCAATAAACAATGCCCGTTACTGAAAATAGAGATCAGCACAAATTTGATCACTTCATCCTGGCCTACTATTACTTTACCTATTTCGGCACGAATTTGCTGGTAGGCCTGTTTTAAAGCGTTTGCGGCTTCTACATCAGAGCTGTGTTGCATAAATTATTTAGATGATGATTTGGTTTTGGTTTCGGGTATTACGAGCGAGGGATTAGTATTTACCCATTTCTTCAACACATCATATGCCTGATATTCTTTATCAATTTTAATGAAAGTTTCCTTGCGGCGTTTTTCGAACCATTGAGATACAGTTCTGTTAACCTTATCATTATAGGCATATTCCTTAAGTTTAGGGAAATCCTGCTCTAAATTAGCTTTATGGGCATTTGTGGCCGATTTTAGCATCAATATTTTGTAGCTCTTTTTACCATCGGCACCGGTAAACAGGTCAGGTTTAGAAATGCTGCCGATTTTCATCGTGTCGGTAATAAGCGCCACTTTAGGATCAAGTTTATCGGTAGGGATAAATGTTGAACGGCTTTGTACGTCTTCGGCATTAAGCATCATACCTCCGTTGTATTTAGTGTCTTTATTGTCTGAGTAAAAGGCTGCGGCGCTCGAAAAATCAACGCTTACATTTTTATCTTTTACAAGCAAAGTGTAAATACTATCGGCTTTTGCTTTTGCCCTATCCAAACTGGCTTGGGTAACAATGGGTGTAATGAGAATATGCCTTACGTGAACCTGTTCACCGCGGCGTTCAATCACCTGTAAAAAGTGGAACCCAAAATCCGTTTCAAACACCGGGGAAATTTCACCAGCTTTTAACTTGAAGGCGTTTGCGGTAAATTCCTTCACAAAAGTGGTACGGTCGGCAAAACCAAGGTCGCCTCCTTCGGGCGCCGAACCCGGATCCTGCGAATAAAGCCTCGCCAATGTGCCAAAGTCTTCGCCTTTTTTAACACGCTGCCTTAACTCTTCGGCCTTAGCTTTGTAAAGGTCTTTTTCTTCTTTAGTTAACTTAGGCTGAAAAACAATCTCACCAACTTCAACTTCTTTATTAAATGAAGGCAAGCTGTCCTTAGGGATTCCATCGTAATATTTTTTAACATCCTGGGGGGTAACATTCAGTTTCTCGGTAATATGCTGCTGCATTTTTTGAGCAACCATCTGCTCCTTCAGGTCGGGCCTGATCTCATCTTTGTACTGGATAACCGAACGGCCTAAAAATGCTTCCAGTTTTTCCTGCCCGCCCGCGCGCTGCGTCATTTCGCGCATACGGCGGTCAACGTTGGCATCAACATCTTCTTCCTTTACTTCAATACTATCAATTGCGGCTTGCTGGGCAAGCAGTTTTTGGGTTAACAAAGTTTGTAAAATCCTGGCTTTAACAGATGGGTCAGGTTGGTTGCCCTGTACCAGGAAATTAGCGTATGACAGTTCAATGTCTGATAACAGTATCGGGCTGTTACCAACTACCGCTGCGATTTTATCAAGCGTTTTGCCGGGTGTGGGGGCAATAACCGAATCGGCCTTAACCAGTTTTTTTGCTGCCGTATCTGATGCTACCTGTGCCTTTGCAAATGTTATTGTTAAAATAAAACTTAGTACTAATACTCCTAACTTTCTCATGTAACGCTGTTATACTAAATAAAACGGGATAGTTAACCCGTTAAAAACTACGAATTTCGGTAAAATTTATTAATTATAACCGAACAAATATTTTCTGCAAAACCAACCGGCTATAATTGTGCTAATATGCCTATAAAGCTTGAAACCGTTTAACTACTTTTGGTTAAAATTTGTTAAAGTGAAAGTTGAGAACCCCGCCGCGTTTCGTTTTGTATTAGAGGATGAGCTTTACCTGCTCAATGCAGATAAACTGTTATATGATAAAATTACTGAATCCGAACCCGCCCCGGCAGTACCACAATCTC from Mucilaginibacter sp. SJ includes:
- the cysS gene encoding cysteine--tRNA ligase, with translation MQQNLFVYNTLTRKKELFKPINAPHVGMYVCGPTVYSDVHLGNCRTYISFDLMFRYLTAIGYKVRYVRNVTDAGHLEGDAGDEGEDKIAKKAKLAQLEPMEIVQKYTVGFRDVMRILNNLPPSIEPTATGHIIEQIEMVKEILARGYAYEVDGTIYFDVEKYNKSQDYGILSGRNLEDLLNNTRTLGGQQEKHGKLDFALWIKAKPEHLMKWPSPWGVGFPGWHLECSAMSQKYLGSHFDIHGGGIDLVPTHHTNEIAQNVACCGTNPANYWVHTNMLTVNGQKMSKSLGNSFLPHELFSGENSILNKGYSPMTVRFFMLQAHYRSTLDFGNEAMEASEKGFKRLMNAFTLLTDGLKTSATTEVEIAPLMERCYAAMNDDFNSPVLIAELFEASRIINSVYDGKLKIDAANLEQLTALMNLFVIDVLGLQNEQAANDDLPKVLNFIVDLRSGAKANKDYATSDKIRDGLSQIGFQLKDSKEGTTWSKA
- a CDS encoding AAA family ATPase, translating into MQHSSDVEAANALKQAYQQIRAEIGKVIVGQDEVIKFVLISIFSNGHCLLVGVPGLAKTLLVQTVSQVLDLDFKRIQFTPDLMPSDIIGSEILGEDRNFKFIHGPVFSNIILADEINRTPPKTQAALLEAMQEKAVTAAGVTHKLAQPFFVLATQNPIEQEGTYPLPEAQLDRFMFNVALSYPSFKEELLVVKNTTSSNKAEVNKILNAQQIIYFQQLVRNIPVTDNVMEYAVKLVSKTRPNSEFATPQINRLLSWGAGPRASQFLVLGAKCHAVLNGKYSPDIEDVQAVAKPILSHRIVRSYHAEAEGLSAADIIEQLF
- a CDS encoding peptidylprolyl isomerase is translated as MRKLGVLVLSFILTITFAKAQVASDTAAKKLVKADSVIAPTPGKTLDKIAAVVGNSPILLSDIELSYANFLVQGNQPDPSVKARILQTLLTQKLLAQQAAIDSIEVKEEDVDANVDRRMREMTQRAGGQEKLEAFLGRSVIQYKDEIRPDLKEQMVAQKMQQHITEKLNVTPQDVKKYYDGIPKDSLPSFNKEVEVGEIVFQPKLTKEEKDLYKAKAEELRQRVKKGEDFGTLARLYSQDPGSAPEGGDLGFADRTTFVKEFTANAFKLKAGEISPVFETDFGFHFLQVIERRGEQVHVRHILITPIVTQASLDRAKAKADSIYTLLVKDKNVSVDFSSAAAFYSDNKDTKYNGGMMLNAEDVQSRSTFIPTDKLDPKVALITDTMKIGSISKPDLFTGADGKKSYKILMLKSATNAHKANLEQDFPKLKEYAYNDKVNRTVSQWFEKRRKETFIKIDKEYQAYDVLKKWVNTNPSLVIPETKTKSSSK